A DNA window from Loxodonta africana isolate mLoxAfr1 chromosome 7, mLoxAfr1.hap2, whole genome shotgun sequence contains the following coding sequences:
- the LOC100659970 gene encoding olfactory receptor 10AG1-like → MNLMGSSTATIVSRAQGQAVFRSVVEHQKHLPDVNLTSLVEFFLLGFSDIPHLQMFLFGIFFFAYVIILIFYVIILMGNGMIILVTRVDKALQTPMYFFLVNFSFLEICYVSITIPKMLMNLWTQKRNISLFECATQMCFFLILGGTECLLLAVMAYDHYVAICNPLHYPLVMNHRVCIQLVAGSWITGIPIHIGQTCETFSLPFCGTNQINHFFCDIPPIFKLACGDTFVNEMSLYILVVLFITVPFLLILGSYGKVISTILKLPSATSRAKAFSSCSSHLMVVALFFGSGIITYFQPKSKHSSGRDRFLSLFYTIVVPMFNPMIYTLRNKDVMVALRKVLP, encoded by the exons ATGAATTTGATGGGCTcgagcacagcaacaattgtgagccgggctcagggccaggcagtgtttcgttctgtg GTGGAACACCAAAAACACCTACCAGACGTAAATCTCACTTCCTTGGTggaattttttcttttaggaTTCTCTGATATTCCTCATCTTCAAATGTTTCTTTTTGGGATATTTTTCTTTGCTTATGTGATTATCTTGATTTTTTATGTGATTATCTTGATGGGAAATGGCATGATCATTCTCGTAACAAGGGTTGACAAGGCTCTCCAGActcccatgtattttttcctggtAAATTTTTCCTTCCTGGAAATTTGTTATGTGTCAATCACTATTCCCAAAATGCTCATGAACCTTTGGACTCAGAAAAGAAACATTTCTTTGTTTGAATGTGCTACACAAATGTGTTTTTTCCTTATACTGGGAGGTACGGAGTGTTTGCTCCtggcagtgatggcctatgatcactatgtggccatttgtaacccTCTGCATTACCCTCTAGTCATGAATCACAGGGTGTGTATCCAGTTGGTGGCTGGCTCCTGGATCACTGGAATCCCAATTCACATAGGGCAAACATGTGAGactttctctttgcctttttgtggAACTAACCAAATcaaccacttcttctgtgacatcCCCCCAATATTCAAGCTGGCCTGTGGGGACACCTTTGTGAATGAGATGTCACTCTACATACTTGTTGTGTTGTTTATCACAGTTCCATTTCTGTTGATACTTGGCTCCTATGGCAAAGTCATCTCCACCATCCTGAAGTTGCCATCAGCCACAAGTCGAGCCAAAGCCTTCTCCTCCTGCTCATCTCATCTTATGGTTGTGGCTTTATTTTTTGGGTCAGGAATCATTACATATTTTCAACCCAAATCCAAACACTCTTCTGGAAGAGAcaggtttctctctcttttctataCCATTGTTGTTCCAATGTTTAACCCCATGATATATactctgaggaataaggatgttATGGTGGCATTGAGAAAAGTGCTACCTTAA